Proteins encoded by one window of Arabidopsis thaliana chromosome 2, partial sequence:
- a CDS encoding Leucine-rich repeat (LRR) family protein (Leucine-rich repeat (LRR) family protein; INVOLVED IN: biological_process unknown; LOCATED IN: mitochondrion; CONTAINS InterPro DOMAIN/s: Leucine-rich repeat (InterPro:IPR001611); BEST Arabidopsis thaliana protein match is: receptor like protein 34 (TAIR:AT3G11010.1); Has 56306 Blast hits to 17936 proteins in 777 species: Archae - 23; Bacteria - 1630; Metazoa - 5114; Fungi - 406; Plants - 45797; Viruses - 0; Other Eukaryotes - 3336 (source: NCBI BLink).), with product MDATNFGLRESFQQHFHRFPKINGTFILATIYELFFWRQQQFHGKSSSFHMCIALSSNDLCDNKFNGSIPRCMGNFSSTLQALHLRKNHLSGVFPENISESLKSLDVGHNQLVGKLPRSLVRISSLEVLNVENNKINDTFPFWLSSLEELQVLVLRSNAFHGPMQQTRFPNLRIIDVSHNHFNGTLPSDFFVNWTVMFLLGENEDQFNGEYMGTSYYSDSIVVMNKGLEMEMVRILKIFTSVDFSRNKFEGEIPKSIGLLKELHVLNLSSNTFTGHIPSSMGKLRELESLDVAQNKLSGDIPQDLGDLSYLAYMNFSHNQLVGPLPGGTQFLTQNCSSFEENAGHFGPSLEKVCDIHGKTMQESEMPGSEEDEEEVISWIAATIGFIPGIAFGLMMGYILVCYKPEWFMNVFGKNKSRSTSSTTR from the coding sequence ATGGACGCTACCAACTTTGGACTACGTGAATCTTTCCAACAACACTTTCACCGGTTTCCAAAGATTAATGGTACCTTCATCCTGGCAACCATCTATGAATTATTTTTCTGGCGCCAACAACAATTTCACGGGAAATCTTCCAGCTTTCATATGTGCATTGCGCTCTCTAGCAATGATTTATGTGACAACAAATTCAATGGTTCAATCCCACGTTGCATGGGAAATTTCAGTAGTACTCTTCAAGCTCTACATCTAAGAAAGAATCATCTTAGTGGAGTTTTTCCAGAGAATATATCTGAAAGTTTAAAGTCGCTTGACGTCGGTCATAACCAACTAGTGGGAAAGCTTCCAAGATCTTTGGTTCGTATCTCTTCTCTTGAAGTTCTTAATGtggaaaacaacaaaataaatgatacaTTTCCTTTCTGGTTGAGTTCTCTAGAAGAGCTACAAGTTCTTGTCCTTCGTTCAAATGCATTCCATGGACCGATGCAACAAACCAGGTTTCCTAACTTGCGAATCATCGACGTATCCCATAACCACTTCAACGGAACTTTGCCATCAGATTTCTTTGTAAATTGGACGGTAATGTTTTTACTTGGAGAAAATGAAGATCAGTTTAATGGAGAGTACATGGGTACAAGCTATTACAGTGATTCAATAGTTGTGATGAATAAAGGCCTAGAAATGGAGATGGTACGTATCCTAAAAATCTTTACATCAGTAGACTTTTCgagaaacaaatttgaaggAGAGATTCCAAAGTCCATTGGTCTATTAAAAGAGCTTCATGTGCTCAACTTGTCAAGCAATACTTTCACTGGCCACATCCCATCTTCAATGGGAAAACTAAGAGAGCTCGAATCACTAGATGTTGCTCAAAACAAGCTTTCAGGAGACATTCCACAAGACCTAGGGGATCTCTCATACCTTGCGTACATGAACTTCTCCCATAACCAGCTTGTGGGTCCATTACCAGGGGGCACTCAGTTTCTAACACAGAATTGCTCTTCTTTCGAGGAGAATGCAGGACATTTTGGCCCTTCACTTGAGAAAGTTTGTGATATCCATGGGAAAACAATGCAAGAGTCCGAAATGCCAggatcagaagaagatgaagaagaggtgaTAAGTTGGATAGCAGCTACAATTGGATTCATACCTGGTATTGCCTTTGGATTGATGATGGGATACATATTGGTTTGCTACAAACCAGAGTGGTTCATGAACGTTTTtggcaaaaacaaaagcagaagCACAAGCAGCACAACTCGTTAA
- the LTP gene encoding lipid transfer protein (lipid transfer protein (LTP); FUNCTIONS IN: lipid binding; INVOLVED IN: lipid transport; LOCATED IN: endomembrane system; EXPRESSED IN: 20 plant structures; EXPRESSED DURING: 13 growth stages; CONTAINS InterPro DOMAIN/s: Bifunctional inhibitor/plant lipid transfer protein/seed storage (InterPro:IPR016140), Plant lipid transfer protein/seed storage/trypsin-alpha amylase inhibitor (InterPro:IPR003612), Plant lipid transfer protein/Par allergen (InterPro:IPR000528), Plant lipid transfer protein/hydrophobic protein, helical domain (InterPro:IPR013770); BEST Arabidopsis thaliana protein match is: lipid transfer protein 1 (TAIR:AT2G38540.1); Has 35333 Blast hits to 34131 proteins in 2444 species: Archae - 798; Bacteria - 22429; Metazoa - 974; Fungi - 991; Plants - 531; Viruses - 0; Other Eukaryotes - 9610 (source: NCBI BLink).), translated as MAGLMKLGCLVFVFVIAAGPITAKAALSCGEVNSNLKPCTGYLTNGGITSPGPQCCNGVRKLNGMVLTTLDRRQACRCIKNAARNVGPGLNADRAAGIPRRCGIKIPYSTQISVR; from the exons ATGGCTGGTCTTATGAAGTTAGGATGCTTGGTCTTTGTCTTCGTGATTGCGGCCGGTCCAATCACAGCAAAGGCGGCTCTGAGCTGTGGCGAAGTTAACAGCAATTTGAAACCGTGCACTGGCTACTTGACCAATGGTGGTATCACTAGCCCAGGCCCACAGTGCTGCAATGGTGTTAGAAAGCTTAACGGCATGGTCCTTACAACCCTAGACCGTCGGCAAGCATGTCGTTGCATTAAAAATGCCGCTAGAAACGTCGGCCCTGGTCTCAACGCTGACCGTGCTGCTGGGATTCCTAGGAGATGCGGAATCAAAATACCTTACAGTACCCAAATCAG CGTGAGGTGA
- the LTP gene encoding lipid transfer protein (lipid transfer protein (LTP); FUNCTIONS IN: lipid binding; INVOLVED IN: lipid transport; LOCATED IN: endomembrane system; EXPRESSED IN: 20 plant structures; EXPRESSED DURING: 13 growth stages; CONTAINS InterPro DOMAIN/s: Bifunctional inhibitor/plant lipid transfer protein/seed storage (InterPro:IPR016140), Plant lipid transfer protein/seed storage/trypsin-alpha amylase inhibitor (InterPro:IPR003612), Plant lipid transfer protein/Par allergen (InterPro:IPR000528), Plant lipid transfer protein/hydrophobic protein, helical domain (InterPro:IPR013770); BEST Arabidopsis thaliana protein match is: lipid transfer protein 1 (TAIR:AT2G38540.1); Has 30201 Blast hits to 17322 proteins in 780 species: Archae - 12; Bacteria - 1396; Metazoa - 17338; Fungi - 3422; Plants - 5037; Viruses - 0; Other Eukaryotes - 2996 (source: NCBI BLink).): MAGLMKLGCLVFVFVIAAGPITAKAALSCGEVNSNLKPCTGYLTNGGITSPGPQCCNGVRKLNGMVLTTLDRRQACRCIKNAARNVGPGLNADRAAGIPRRCGIKIPYSTQIRFNTKCNTVR, translated from the exons ATGGCTGGTCTTATGAAGTTAGGATGCTTGGTCTTTGTCTTCGTGATTGCGGCCGGTCCAATCACAGCAAAGGCGGCTCTGAGCTGTGGCGAAGTTAACAGCAATTTGAAACCGTGCACTGGCTACTTGACCAATGGTGGTATCACTAGCCCAGGCCCACAGTGCTGCAATGGTGTTAGAAAGCTTAACGGCATGGTCCTTACAACCCTAGACCGTCGGCAAGCATGTCGTTGCATTAAAAATGCCGCTAGAAACGTCGGCCCTGGTCTCAACGCTGACCGTGCTGCTGGGATTCCTAGGAGATGCGGAATCAAAATACCTTACAGTACCCAAATCAGGTTCAACACCAAGTGCAACAC CGTGAGGTGA
- the LTP gene encoding lipid transfer protein (lipid transfer protein (LTP); FUNCTIONS IN: lipid binding; INVOLVED IN: lipid transport; LOCATED IN: endomembrane system; EXPRESSED IN: 20 plant structures; EXPRESSED DURING: 13 growth stages; CONTAINS InterPro DOMAIN/s: Bifunctional inhibitor/plant lipid transfer protein/seed storage (InterPro:IPR016140), Plant lipid transfer protein/seed storage/trypsin-alpha amylase inhibitor (InterPro:IPR003612), Plant lipid transfer protein/Par allergen (InterPro:IPR000528), Plant lipid transfer protein/hydrophobic protein, helical domain (InterPro:IPR013770); BEST Arabidopsis thaliana protein match is: lipid transfer protein 1 (TAIR:AT2G38540.1); Has 1097 Blast hits to 1096 proteins in 123 species: Archae - 0; Bacteria - 0; Metazoa - 2; Fungi - 0; Plants - 1093; Viruses - 0; Other Eukaryotes - 2 (source: NCBI BLink).) → MAGLMKLGCLVFVFVIAAGPITAKAALSCGEVNSNLKPCTGYLTNGGITSPGPQCCNGVRKLNGMVLTTLDRRQACRCIKNAARNVGPGLNADRAAGIPRRCGIKIPYSTQIRFNTKCNTYIC, encoded by the coding sequence ATGGCTGGTCTTATGAAGTTAGGATGCTTGGTCTTTGTCTTCGTGATTGCGGCCGGTCCAATCACAGCAAAGGCGGCTCTGAGCTGTGGCGAAGTTAACAGCAATTTGAAACCGTGCACTGGCTACTTGACCAATGGTGGTATCACTAGCCCAGGCCCACAGTGCTGCAATGGTGTTAGAAAGCTTAACGGCATGGTCCTTACAACCCTAGACCGTCGGCAAGCATGTCGTTGCATTAAAAATGCCGCTAGAAACGTCGGCCCTGGTCTCAACGCTGACCGTGCTGCTGGGATTCCTAGGAGATGCGGAATCAAAATACCTTACAGTACCCAAATCAGGTTCAACACCAAGTGCAACACGTACATATGTTAA